A segment of the Bradyrhizobium sp. CCBAU 53340 genome:
ATCCGGATCTATCTGCTCGCCAACGCGATCCTGTTTCTGGCTCTGTCCGCGGCCTGCGCGCTGGCGCAGGACCTGCCGCAGATGATCGTGCTGCGCGCGGTGCAGGGCTTTACCGGCGGCGTGTTGATCCCGATGGCGTTCACGCTGATCATCACATTGCTGCCGCGTGCCAAGCAGCCGGTCGGCCTTGCGCTGTTCGCCCTGTCGGCGACGTTCGCGCCGGCGATCGGGCCGACCATCGGCGGCTATCTCACGGAGAATCTCGGCTGGCAGTACATCTTCTACGTCAACCTCGCGCCCGGGGCGATCATGGTCGGCATGCTCTGGTATGCGCTCGAGCCCAAGCCGATGAAGCTGCCGCTGCTGCGCGAGGGCGACTGGGCCGGCATCATCGCCATGGCGATCGGTCTCTCTGCGCTCCAGACCGTGCTGGAAGAAGGCAACAAGGACGACTGGTTCGGCTCGCCCTTTATCGTCAAGCTGTCCGTGATCGCAGCAGTCGCGCTGACGACCTTCCTGATCATCGAGCTCACGGTGAAGAAGCCGCTGCTCAACCTGCGCCTGCTGGTCCGCCGCAATTTCGGCTTCGGCATGCTCGCGAACTTCCTGCTCGGCGTCGCGTTGTATGGTTCGGTGTTCATCCTGCCGCAATATCTGTCGCGCATCCAGGGCTACAATGCCGAGCAGATCGGCACGGTGCTGGCCTGGACCGGTCTGCCGCAGCTCGTGCTGATCCCGCTGGTGCCGCGCCTGATGCAACGTTTCGACGCACGAATCATGATCGGCATCGGCTTCGTGCTGTTCGCAGGCTCGAACTTCATGAACATCCTCATGACCAACGACTATGCCGCCGACCAGCTGTTGTGGCCGAACGTCGTCCGCGCCATCGGGCAGGCGCTAGTGATGGCGCCGCTGTCGGCAGTCGCGACATCCGGTATCGAGCCGGAGAATGCGGGCTCGGCCTCCGGCCTGTTCAACATGATGCGCAATCTCGGCGGCGCCGTCGGCATCGCGCTGCTCCAGACCGTGCTGACCAAGCGCGAGCAGTATCACTCGAACGTGCTGATGCAATCGGTCTCGGTGTTCGAGCAGGCCACCCGCTCGCGGCTGGAACAACTGACGCAATATTTCG
Coding sequences within it:
- a CDS encoding MDR family MFS transporter produces the protein MSTLQPTVNAANIPAPVASSVTPAVSAKTWIAVIGATLGAFMAVLNIQIVNASLADIQGAIGAGIDDGGWISTSYLIAEIVVIPLSGWLAQVFSIRIYLLANAILFLALSAACALAQDLPQMIVLRAVQGFTGGVLIPMAFTLIITLLPRAKQPVGLALFALSATFAPAIGPTIGGYLTENLGWQYIFYVNLAPGAIMVGMLWYALEPKPMKLPLLREGDWAGIIAMAIGLSALQTVLEEGNKDDWFGSPFIVKLSVIAAVALTTFLIIELTVKKPLLNLRLLVRRNFGFGMLANFLLGVALYGSVFILPQYLSRIQGYNAEQIGTVLAWTGLPQLVLIPLVPRLMQRFDARIMIGIGFVLFAGSNFMNILMTNDYAADQLLWPNVVRAIGQALVMAPLSAVATSGIEPENAGSASGLFNMMRNLGGAVGIALLQTVLTKREQYHSNVLMQSVSVFEQATRSRLEQLTQYFVNRGVLDRADASHRAYVAVGHVVQKQAYILAFSDTFYLLGMALIVALIAVLFLKKPGHVSAGEAH